One window from the genome of Mycolicibacterium gadium encodes:
- a CDS encoding multicopper oxidase family protein produces MRRPGSRVVVTTLMLVITLIASMTACSRDKEAPAPQAGVNAGPDGRPAPFREPVRLSSKDGVLEVRLSAHQGSVNLDTVKDPVTNFLIFSYDLVKGTSSDGSTKGDNVYPAPTLRVEPGEKLIVHYDNDLQNLTIPDFYDPAMTPKGGEVPLYPPPLTESPLNLHTHGLHISPSGNADNVLLSIPPGMGNTFTYDVPENMPNGLYWYHSHRHTMTAQQTYAGLAGLLEIGRPDGNLPLVTQNDIPIRNMAIQYNYVFDRKGNGHQLNNYSWPQWASTLKPPEGSQLADGTYQPSLAPLNIADTTVGAQYLTPWWAGPLSPRNNRGQTQFIPSNLMSFDSPTTKVAENPGLPDNQRDVQFTVNGQFQPELKIKPGQTEIWAVANISDIAYMTLRLTETATGDHPKFSIVGQDGNPYTQVGRPVYGDGTTLSVPPGSRYAIAVTMPKEGDLVLEFPPDPDAKPLVNPGVLYTNNGTKNTPAVLGTLTVDPKYMAFADGFFVFPTQTLIRATPDTSGAGESTAFEPGQNLDAYTSFVDTSVMTPAVKRTMTITDTIGGNIASNNDPKAVIYQFEPAGFPNVSLIQPRLNSVEEWTIINQNNDAHPMHIHVNDFQVMAIDDPHRGKTGVQPWGLDNVNVPAPIFNDMHVVSTPASLTMRQEFSEFAGTYVIHCHRLNHEDNGLMATINVIPEVSTYAVANPGSDGKPASVQVRDGNGDKVLQTVVPFPDFEGTPSVAMADVNGDMILDLLVGTGKGATPEVVAYDGNDTDLGLFKTEITRFGPFDSGFTGGVTVAGADIDGNSLADNIIVGTGPGTESQVKVYSSDLPSESGKEPDVFSAFTPYPGSQSGVTLATGMVEFGSGRESIVTAPGPGDAPLVKSFRWDLYRPTARAQANGTATEHAAKPNEPRMTSNFLAYDEDYRNGVALSTGWVAGGEGGAMSIITSQLAGPGTVRVWSTGSKLDGQPGMYLDSPNHHEENIEYTEIASFAPFPGGATVATSSTVYGADLVVAGRTPGGQEVRKYTLQRPAPDATTLAPKLLTTLPKVSTGPTPLGGR; encoded by the coding sequence ATGCGGCGGCCCGGTTCACGTGTAGTAGTGACCACCCTGATGTTGGTCATCACGTTGATCGCGTCGATGACGGCATGCTCGCGTGACAAAGAAGCCCCCGCCCCGCAGGCCGGAGTCAATGCCGGGCCCGACGGCAGGCCCGCCCCGTTCAGGGAGCCCGTGCGACTCTCGAGCAAGGACGGCGTACTCGAGGTGCGACTGTCGGCGCACCAGGGCAGCGTCAACCTCGACACGGTCAAGGACCCGGTCACCAATTTCTTGATCTTCTCCTACGATCTTGTCAAAGGCACGAGCTCGGACGGATCGACGAAGGGCGACAACGTCTATCCCGCGCCCACGCTGCGGGTGGAACCCGGCGAGAAGCTGATCGTCCACTACGACAACGATCTTCAGAATCTGACGATCCCCGACTTCTACGACCCCGCGATGACACCCAAGGGCGGCGAGGTGCCGTTGTACCCACCCCCTCTCACCGAGTCGCCGCTGAATCTGCACACCCACGGCCTGCATATCAGCCCGTCGGGCAACGCCGACAACGTCCTGCTGTCCATACCGCCCGGCATGGGCAACACCTTCACCTACGACGTGCCCGAGAACATGCCCAACGGGTTGTACTGGTATCACAGCCACCGGCACACGATGACGGCGCAGCAGACGTATGCCGGTTTGGCGGGCCTGCTGGAGATCGGCAGGCCGGACGGCAATCTGCCATTGGTCACCCAGAACGATATTCCCATCCGCAACATGGCGATTCAGTACAACTACGTGTTCGATCGCAAGGGCAATGGCCACCAGCTCAACAACTACAGCTGGCCGCAGTGGGCGAGCACGCTCAAGCCGCCCGAGGGGTCGCAACTCGCCGACGGCACCTATCAGCCGAGCCTGGCGCCGCTGAACATCGCCGACACCACCGTCGGCGCCCAATATCTGACGCCGTGGTGGGCGGGGCCGCTGTCACCGCGCAACAATCGCGGTCAAACTCAGTTCATCCCCTCGAATCTGATGAGCTTCGACAGTCCGACGACGAAGGTCGCCGAGAACCCGGGCCTGCCTGACAATCAGCGCGATGTGCAGTTCACGGTGAACGGCCAGTTCCAGCCGGAACTGAAGATCAAGCCGGGCCAGACGGAGATCTGGGCGGTGGCCAATATCAGCGACATCGCCTATATGACACTGCGATTGACCGAGACCGCCACCGGAGACCATCCGAAGTTCTCGATCGTCGGGCAGGACGGTAACCCCTATACGCAGGTCGGCCGCCCGGTCTACGGGGACGGAACGACGCTCAGCGTGCCGCCGGGGTCGAGGTACGCGATTGCGGTGACGATGCCCAAGGAGGGTGACCTGGTCCTGGAATTCCCACCGGATCCCGATGCCAAGCCGCTCGTGAATCCCGGTGTGCTCTATACGAACAACGGAACCAAGAACACACCGGCGGTGCTGGGCACTCTCACGGTCGATCCCAAGTACATGGCGTTCGCCGACGGTTTCTTCGTGTTCCCGACGCAGACCCTGATCCGTGCCACGCCCGACACCAGTGGAGCAGGAGAGAGCACCGCGTTCGAACCCGGACAGAACCTCGACGCCTACACGTCGTTCGTGGACACGTCGGTGATGACCCCTGCCGTCAAACGGACCATGACGATCACCGACACCATCGGTGGCAACATCGCCAGCAACAACGATCCCAAGGCCGTCATCTACCAGTTCGAACCCGCCGGGTTCCCGAATGTCTCGCTGATCCAGCCGCGGCTCAACTCCGTTGAGGAGTGGACGATCATCAATCAGAACAACGACGCGCATCCAATGCACATCCACGTCAACGACTTTCAAGTGATGGCCATCGACGATCCCCACCGGGGCAAGACCGGTGTGCAGCCATGGGGGCTCGACAACGTCAACGTGCCCGCACCGATATTCAACGACATGCACGTCGTGAGCACGCCCGCGAGCCTGACCATGCGTCAGGAGTTCTCGGAGTTCGCGGGCACATACGTGATCCACTGCCACCGCCTCAACCACGAGGACAACGGACTGATGGCCACCATCAACGTCATCCCCGAGGTGTCGACGTACGCCGTGGCGAATCCCGGCTCCGACGGTAAGCCGGCCTCGGTCCAGGTTCGGGATGGCAATGGTGACAAGGTGCTGCAGACCGTCGTCCCGTTCCCGGACTTCGAGGGCACGCCGTCGGTGGCGATGGCCGACGTGAACGGCGACATGATTCTCGATCTCCTCGTCGGAACCGGTAAGGGGGCCACGCCGGAGGTCGTCGCGTACGACGGCAACGACACCGACCTTGGCCTGTTCAAGACCGAGATCACCCGGTTCGGCCCGTTCGACTCCGGCTTCACCGGCGGTGTGACCGTCGCCGGGGCGGACATCGATGGAAACTCGTTGGCCGACAACATCATCGTCGGCACCGGTCCGGGAACAGAGTCGCAGGTGAAGGTGTACTCCTCGGATCTGCCGTCCGAGTCGGGTAAGGAGCCCGACGTGTTCTCCGCGTTCACGCCCTATCCCGGATCGCAGTCCGGGGTCACGCTGGCCACCGGAATGGTCGAATTCGGTTCGGGTCGTGAGAGCATCGTGACCGCGCCGGGTCCCGGCGATGCGCCGCTCGTCAAGTCGTTCCGGTGGGACCTCTACAGGCCGACCGCGCGGGCGCAGGCCAACGGCACGGCGACCGAGCACGCCGCCAAGCCCAATGAGCCCAGGATGACGTCGAATTTCCTCGCCTACGACGAGGACTACAGGAACGGGGTCGCGCTGTCGACCGGATGGGTGGCTGGTGGGGAAGGTGGCGCCATGAGCATCATCACCAGCCAACTCGCCGGGCCGGGCACCGTGCGGGTGTGGTCGACGGGCTCAAAGCTCGACGGCCAGCCCGGCATGTACCTCGACAGCCCCAATCACCATGAGGAGAACATCGAGTACACCGAGATCGCCTCGTTCGCACCGTTCCCCGGCGGGGCGACCGTTGCAACGAGCAGCACCGTCTACGGAGCCGATCTCGTCGTGGCGGGACGCACTCCCGGTGGCCAGGAGGTCCGCAAGTACACCCTGCAGCGTCCAGCCCCGGATGCGACAACGTTGGCACCGAAGCTGCTCACCACCCTGCCGAAGGTGTCGACGGGACCGACGCCGCTCGGCGGCCGCTAG
- a CDS encoding antibiotic biosynthesis monooxygenase codes for MDTTGATDTTATVIISQRVRPGQEQAFEAWQLNMNREAGKYPGFIAAEINQPTAVQSDWVIVYRFDSVAHVQTWLNSATRQEMLLKAEQYFEGPGTQQVIGGGGRKSDPLVTVMVTHRVDPADVDEFLAWQERLRLAESAFPGFRGTELFRPVEGVQEEWTALYRYSTADDLDRWLVSRERSQLLAEGAKFRDYHSRTVDNSFGNWFAFDDTGAEAPPPSNFKTSLAVWVGVYPTVVLIALALWPLKLHLWLNLLIGNLLSSLALSYFVMPYFVNKLLKNWLRPPPDVSVTKTNWRGFAIIFVIMTIFSAIFYLVTISFLHMP; via the coding sequence ATGGACACGACAGGCGCCACCGACACCACCGCGACGGTGATCATCAGTCAGCGCGTTCGGCCCGGTCAGGAGCAGGCGTTCGAGGCGTGGCAGCTCAACATGAACCGCGAAGCCGGCAAGTACCCCGGCTTCATCGCCGCCGAGATCAACCAGCCCACCGCGGTCCAAAGCGATTGGGTGATCGTCTATCGCTTCGACTCGGTCGCGCACGTCCAGACATGGCTCAACAGCGCGACGCGTCAGGAGATGCTACTCAAGGCCGAGCAGTACTTCGAAGGACCGGGCACCCAGCAGGTCATCGGCGGCGGTGGCCGAAAGTCGGATCCATTGGTGACCGTGATGGTGACACACCGGGTCGATCCGGCCGATGTCGACGAGTTCCTCGCCTGGCAGGAGCGACTTCGACTGGCGGAGAGTGCCTTTCCGGGATTCCGCGGAACCGAGCTATTCCGTCCGGTGGAGGGTGTTCAGGAGGAGTGGACCGCGCTGTACCGCTACAGCACCGCCGACGACCTCGATCGCTGGCTGGTTTCGCGCGAACGCAGCCAGCTGCTCGCCGAGGGCGCGAAGTTCAGGGACTACCACTCCAGGACGGTCGACAACTCCTTCGGCAACTGGTTCGCCTTCGACGACACGGGCGCCGAAGCTCCACCGCCGTCGAACTTCAAGACCTCCCTCGCGGTGTGGGTCGGCGTCTACCCCACCGTCGTGCTGATCGCGTTGGCGCTGTGGCCGCTGAAGTTGCACCTGTGGCTGAACCTGCTGATCGGAAACCTGTTGTCCAGCTTGGCACTCAGTTATTTCGTGATGCCGTACTTCGTCAACAAGCTACTCAAGAACTGGCTGCGGCCGCCGCCCGACGTCTCCGTCACCAAGACCAACTGGCGTGGGTTCGCCATCATCTTCGTCATCATGACGATCTTCAGTGCGATCTTCTACCTCGTCACAATCTCGTTCTTACACATGCCCTAG
- a CDS encoding molybdopterin-dependent oxidoreductase, with product MTYTVNGADFDEQPRPGQCLRTFVRSLGCLGVKKGCDAGDCGACTVWLDGDPVHSCITPAFRAEGREVTTIEGLGTPDNLHPMQRRFLDGPGFQCGFCTAGMIMTSATFTDEQKSDLPRALKGNLCRCTGYRAIEDAINGVKGIEDAAPGEAVGANVVAPAATGVVTGTVEFTMDTAMPEMLHLKVLHSPHAHARVVSIDASAALEVPGVQRVYTWRDVPRKRFSTAIHTDHLVDPDDTYILDNVMRFVGQRVVAVVAESVGAAEEGCRRVAVEYEVLPAVFDPEEAMADGAPQLHSYDDPFAHDKLRNILLELHGEVGDVEAGFAAADVMHEGTYFTPRVQHAHLETHGSIAWMEEGRLHVRTSSQSPSVAKLKLSHLFNLRPDELRVFCKRVGGGFGGKQEVISEDLVALAALDTGRPVCWEYTREEAFTTASPRHPMKITVKLGAKADGTLTAFQFRNVSNTGAYGNHGGETLFAGGAAVMQYRCPNKRFDGYSVYTNTVPSGALRGYGMTQPSFAVESAMTELALALGMDPLELRRRNVVVPGDALVALGEHPEDVTFTEDGLTACIDLVDDALRRMPPEPNLGPDWLVGTGTASSIHETAPPTDHVSNAWATLRDDAVYEIAVGTVEFGEGTSTAHVQIAASVLGTTTSRIHLVQADTDRTGFDTGAFASAGLFVSGNAVQKATTALRDSILHFAAGHVGVDVSACVMDDDGVLCADTRMTLAEVLAAARERGRRFTVARKAYGSPRSVTSNAHGFRVGVHRITGETRILYSVHAADPGVVINPQQVRGQIEGGVAQAIGFALTENFRVDRNGVMVNPNLRNYRIPTYADVPRTEVLLVETQDSVGPMKAKGIAESNVNPVAPALANALHDATGIRYRELPFTPERIYRRLIEQRLSPAT from the coding sequence GTGACCTACACCGTGAACGGCGCGGACTTCGACGAGCAGCCCAGACCCGGCCAGTGTCTGCGTACCTTCGTCCGCTCGCTGGGCTGCCTCGGTGTCAAAAAAGGTTGTGACGCAGGTGATTGCGGAGCCTGCACGGTGTGGCTTGACGGCGATCCGGTGCACAGCTGCATCACCCCCGCCTTCCGCGCGGAGGGGCGGGAAGTCACCACCATCGAGGGCCTTGGCACACCGGACAACCTGCATCCCATGCAACGGCGATTTCTCGACGGGCCGGGATTCCAGTGTGGTTTCTGCACCGCGGGGATGATCATGACGTCGGCCACCTTCACCGACGAGCAGAAGAGCGACCTACCGCGCGCGCTGAAGGGAAACCTGTGTCGCTGCACCGGGTATCGCGCCATCGAGGACGCAATCAACGGTGTCAAGGGAATCGAGGACGCGGCACCCGGTGAAGCGGTCGGCGCCAACGTCGTCGCGCCGGCGGCCACCGGAGTCGTCACCGGGACGGTCGAGTTCACCATGGACACCGCGATGCCGGAAATGCTTCACCTCAAGGTGCTGCACTCGCCGCACGCCCATGCACGCGTCGTCTCCATAGACGCGTCCGCCGCGCTCGAGGTTCCCGGCGTGCAGCGCGTATACACGTGGCGGGACGTCCCCCGTAAGCGATTCAGCACGGCGATCCACACCGACCACCTCGTCGACCCCGACGACACCTACATACTCGACAACGTCATGCGGTTCGTGGGCCAGCGCGTCGTGGCGGTGGTCGCCGAGTCCGTCGGCGCCGCCGAAGAGGGTTGCCGCAGGGTCGCCGTGGAGTACGAGGTGCTGCCCGCGGTCTTCGACCCCGAGGAAGCAATGGCCGACGGCGCGCCCCAATTACACAGCTATGACGACCCGTTCGCACACGACAAGCTGCGCAACATCCTGCTCGAACTGCATGGCGAGGTCGGCGACGTCGAGGCCGGATTCGCCGCAGCCGACGTGATGCACGAGGGCACGTACTTCACGCCCCGCGTCCAGCACGCCCACCTCGAAACGCATGGTTCGATCGCCTGGATGGAGGAGGGGCGGTTGCATGTGCGCACGAGTTCGCAGTCGCCGTCGGTCGCGAAACTCAAACTCTCCCATCTGTTCAACCTCCGCCCCGACGAGCTGAGGGTTTTCTGCAAGAGGGTCGGCGGCGGGTTCGGTGGCAAGCAGGAAGTGATCTCCGAGGACCTGGTCGCCCTGGCGGCTCTGGACACCGGCCGACCCGTCTGCTGGGAGTACACCCGGGAAGAGGCGTTCACCACGGCCTCACCGCGACACCCGATGAAGATCACCGTGAAACTCGGCGCGAAGGCCGACGGCACGCTGACCGCGTTCCAATTCCGGAACGTCTCCAACACCGGGGCATACGGTAACCACGGCGGCGAGACGCTGTTCGCCGGCGGTGCCGCCGTGATGCAGTACCGATGCCCCAACAAGAGATTCGACGGCTACTCGGTGTACACGAACACCGTGCCCAGCGGTGCGCTGCGCGGGTACGGGATGACCCAGCCGTCGTTCGCGGTCGAGTCCGCGATGACCGAGTTGGCGCTGGCGCTCGGTATGGATCCGCTGGAGTTGCGCCGTCGCAACGTGGTTGTGCCCGGCGATGCGCTGGTGGCGCTCGGTGAGCACCCCGAAGATGTGACTTTCACCGAGGACGGGCTCACCGCCTGCATCGACCTGGTGGACGACGCGTTGCGCCGCATGCCGCCCGAGCCGAATCTGGGACCGGATTGGCTGGTCGGCACCGGCACCGCGAGCTCCATCCACGAGACCGCCCCGCCGACCGACCATGTTTCCAACGCATGGGCGACCCTGCGAGACGATGCCGTCTACGAGATCGCGGTAGGAACAGTTGAATTCGGTGAAGGCACCTCGACGGCGCATGTGCAGATCGCGGCGAGCGTGCTCGGCACCACGACGTCTCGAATCCACCTCGTGCAGGCCGACACCGACAGGACGGGTTTCGACACCGGCGCGTTCGCGAGCGCGGGCCTGTTCGTCTCGGGCAACGCCGTCCAGAAGGCGACGACTGCTCTGCGTGACAGCATTCTGCACTTCGCCGCCGGACACGTCGGCGTCGATGTCAGTGCATGCGTCATGGACGACGACGGGGTGTTGTGCGCCGACACCAGAATGACGCTGGCCGAGGTGTTGGCGGCCGCCCGCGAGCGCGGTAGGCGGTTCACCGTGGCGCGCAAGGCCTATGGTTCGCCGCGCAGCGTGACGTCCAATGCGCACGGATTCCGCGTCGGCGTCCACCGGATCACCGGCGAAACCCGAATTCTCTACAGCGTGCACGCCGCCGATCCCGGCGTCGTGATCAATCCGCAGCAGGTCCGCGGACAGATCGAAGGCGGGGTCGCACAGGCCATCGGCTTCGCGCTCACCGAGAACTTCCGCGTCGACCGCAACGGAGTGATGGTCAATCCCAACTTGCGCAACTATCGCATCCCCACCTACGCCGATGTGCCGCGCACCGAAGTCCTTCTCGTCGAGACCCAGGACTCGGTGGGACCCATGAAGGCGAAAGGCATCGCCGAGTCGAACGTCAACCCGGTGGCACCGGCACTGGCCAACGCACTGCACGACGCCACGGGCATCCGGTATCGCGAGCTGCCGTTCACCCCCGAGCGTATCTATCGACGCCTCATCGAGCAGCGCCTCTCTCCCGCAACCTGA
- a CDS encoding FAD binding domain-containing protein yields the protein MDLNTVTDVVRHPHDPPGAHWRDGDAFLAGGTWLFSDQQPHLRRLIDLAPLGWDALTVEQTGLEIGAMCTIRDLYALTAPSDWPAASLLKTSCEAFLASFKVWNSATVGGNICMSLPAGPMITMTVALEATYTLRAPDGSERTVDAADFVTGNNANILAPGEVLRKVDIPASALRKRHTHRRFTLTKLGRSTIFIVATQHQHDLLLTITAGTIHPVRMRFDSMPDADALAQRIDELPEELWFDDPNGSPDHRRHLAAHYAEDIRAEFSRAAS from the coding sequence TTGGACCTCAACACCGTCACCGATGTGGTCCGCCACCCGCACGATCCGCCCGGGGCGCACTGGCGCGACGGGGATGCCTTCCTCGCGGGCGGCACCTGGCTGTTCTCGGATCAGCAACCACACCTGCGGCGGCTGATCGATCTGGCACCGCTGGGCTGGGACGCCCTCACGGTCGAGCAGACCGGGCTGGAGATCGGCGCGATGTGCACGATCCGCGACCTGTACGCGCTCACGGCGCCGAGCGACTGGCCCGCCGCATCGCTGCTGAAGACGAGCTGTGAGGCGTTCCTGGCTTCGTTCAAAGTGTGGAACAGCGCGACGGTCGGCGGGAACATCTGCATGTCGCTGCCCGCCGGCCCGATGATCACGATGACAGTGGCGCTGGAGGCCACCTACACCCTGCGCGCGCCCGACGGGTCCGAGCGCACCGTCGACGCGGCCGACTTCGTCACCGGGAACAACGCCAACATCCTCGCGCCCGGCGAGGTGTTGCGGAAGGTCGACATTCCGGCGAGCGCCCTGCGGAAGCGGCACACCCACCGACGGTTCACCCTGACCAAGCTCGGCCGATCGACAATCTTCATCGTCGCGACGCAACACCAGCACGACCTGCTGTTGACCATCACCGCGGGCACCATCCACCCGGTACGCATGAGATTCGATTCGATGCCGGACGCCGACGCGCTCGCGCAACGTATCGACGAACTGCCCGAAGAGCTTTGGTTCGACGACCCCAACGGCAGCCCGGACCACCGGCGTCACCTCGCCGCGCACTACGCCGAGGACATCCGCGCCGAGTTCTCGCGGGCGGCTTCGTGA
- the clpB gene encoding ATP-dependent chaperone ClpB, which produces MDSFNPTTKTQAALTSALQAATAAGNPQITPAHLLMALLTQNDGIAAPLLEAVGVEPATIRAETQRILDRLPSASGSSSQPQLAPQSIAAITTATHLATEMDDEYVSTEHLLVGLATGDSDVAKLLSGHGASPQVLRDAFGNVRGSARVTNPDPEATYQALEKYSTDLTARAKEGKLDPVIGRDNEIRRVVQVLSRRTKNNPVLIGEPGVGKTAIVEGLAQRIVAGDVPESLRDKTVVSLDLGSMVAGAKYRGEFEERLKAVLDDIKNSAGQIITFIDELHTIVGAGATGESAMDAGNMIKPMLARGELRLVGATTLDEYRKYIEKDAALERRFQQVFVGEPSVEDTVGILRGLKDRYEVHHGVRITDSALVSAATLSDRYITSRFLPDKAIDLVDEAASRLRMEIDSRPVEIDEVERLVRRLEIEEMALAKEEDDASKDRLEKLRAELADKKEELAQLTSRWQNEKSAIDVVRELKEQLETLRGEADRAERDGDLAKASELRYGRIPEIEKKLDAAVPHAEARENVMLKEEVGPDDIADVVSAWTGIPAGRMLEGETAKLLRMEDELGKRVVGQRKAVQAVADAVRRSRAGVADPNRPTGSFMFLGPTGVGKTELAKALAEFLFDDERAMVRIDMSEYGEKHSVARLVGAPPGYIGYDQGGQLTEAVRRRPYTVILFDEIEKAHPDVFDVLLAVLDEGRLTDGQGRTVDFRNTILILTSNLGAGGTEEQVMAAVRSAFKPEFINRLDDVIVFDALEPGELVAIVDIQLQQLSKRLAQRRLTLEVSLPAKQWLAQRGFDPLYGARPLRRLIQQSIGDQLAKMLLAGEVHDGDVVPVNVSPDGDSLVLG; this is translated from the coding sequence GTGGACTCGTTCAATCCGACGACCAAAACCCAGGCGGCCCTTACTTCGGCGCTGCAAGCGGCTACCGCCGCCGGCAACCCACAGATCACGCCCGCCCATTTGTTGATGGCACTGCTCACCCAGAACGATGGCATTGCCGCACCCTTGTTGGAGGCCGTCGGCGTCGAACCCGCGACAATCCGCGCAGAGACGCAACGAATTCTCGATCGGCTGCCCAGCGCATCGGGGTCGAGTTCGCAGCCGCAGCTGGCACCCCAGTCGATCGCTGCGATCACCACGGCCACCCACCTGGCCACCGAGATGGACGATGAATACGTCTCCACCGAGCATCTGCTCGTCGGCCTGGCCACCGGTGACTCCGACGTCGCCAAGCTGCTCAGCGGCCACGGCGCGTCCCCGCAGGTGCTGCGCGACGCGTTCGGAAACGTGCGCGGCAGCGCGCGCGTCACCAACCCAGACCCGGAGGCCACGTACCAGGCGCTGGAGAAGTACTCCACCGACCTGACCGCGCGTGCCAAAGAGGGCAAGCTGGATCCGGTTATCGGGCGCGACAACGAGATTCGCCGGGTCGTCCAGGTGCTCTCACGTCGCACCAAGAACAACCCGGTGCTGATCGGTGAGCCCGGCGTCGGCAAGACCGCGATCGTCGAGGGCCTGGCCCAGCGCATCGTCGCAGGCGACGTACCGGAGAGCCTGCGCGACAAGACCGTCGTCTCACTGGATCTCGGCTCGATGGTCGCCGGTGCGAAGTACCGGGGCGAGTTCGAGGAGCGGCTCAAGGCCGTCCTCGACGACATCAAGAACTCGGCCGGCCAGATCATCACGTTCATCGACGAGCTGCACACCATCGTCGGTGCCGGCGCGACCGGCGAATCGGCGATGGACGCGGGCAACATGATCAAGCCGATGCTGGCGCGTGGCGAGCTGCGACTGGTCGGCGCGACCACCCTCGACGAGTACCGCAAGTACATCGAGAAGGACGCCGCGCTCGAACGCCGTTTTCAGCAGGTGTTCGTCGGCGAACCGTCCGTGGAGGACACCGTCGGCATCCTGCGCGGTCTCAAGGACCGCTACGAGGTCCACCACGGTGTGCGGATCACCGACTCGGCACTGGTTTCGGCGGCGACGCTGTCCGACCGCTACATCACCAGCCGCTTCCTACCGGACAAGGCCATCGACCTCGTCGACGAGGCCGCGTCCCGGCTGCGAATGGAGATCGACTCCCGGCCCGTCGAGATCGATGAGGTCGAGCGCCTGGTGCGCCGGCTGGAGATCGAGGAGATGGCGCTGGCCAAAGAGGAGGACGACGCCAGCAAGGACCGCCTCGAGAAGTTGCGCGCCGAGCTTGCCGACAAGAAGGAAGAGCTGGCCCAGCTGACGTCGAGGTGGCAGAACGAGAAGAGCGCCATCGACGTGGTGCGTGAGCTCAAGGAGCAGCTCGAGACGCTGCGTGGGGAGGCCGACCGGGCCGAGCGCGACGGCGATCTGGCCAAGGCGTCCGAACTTCGGTACGGCCGCATCCCCGAAATCGAGAAGAAGCTCGATGCGGCGGTGCCCCATGCCGAAGCCCGCGAGAACGTCATGCTCAAGGAGGAGGTCGGACCCGACGACATCGCCGATGTGGTGTCGGCATGGACCGGCATTCCCGCGGGCCGCATGCTCGAAGGCGAGACCGCCAAGCTGCTGCGCATGGAGGACGAGCTGGGCAAGCGCGTCGTCGGGCAGCGCAAGGCCGTACAGGCCGTGGCCGACGCGGTGCGGCGCAGCCGTGCCGGTGTCGCCGACCCGAACCGGCCGACGGGATCGTTCATGTTCCTCGGCCCGACCGGTGTCGGTAAGACGGAACTCGCGAAAGCGTTGGCGGAGTTCCTGTTCGACGACGAACGTGCCATGGTCCGCATCGACATGAGCGAGTACGGCGAGAAACACTCGGTGGCCCGCCTCGTCGGTGCGCCTCCCGGCTACATCGGTTATGACCAGGGCGGTCAGCTGACCGAAGCGGTGCGGCGGCGTCCGTACACGGTGATCCTGTTCGACGAGATCGAGAAGGCTCACCCGGACGTGTTCGACGTGCTGTTGGCCGTGCTCGACGAGGGCAGGCTGACCGACGGTCAGGGCCGGACGGTCGACTTCCGCAACACGATCCTGATCCTCACGTCCAACCTCGGTGCCGGCGGGACCGAGGAACAGGTGATGGCCGCGGTGCGCTCGGCGTTCAAGCCCGAGTTCATCAACCGGCTCGACGACGTCATCGTCTTCGACGCGCTCGAGCCCGGTGAGCTGGTGGCGATCGTCGACATCCAACTGCAGCAGCTGTCGAAGCGGCTGGCGCAACGCAGGCTGACGCTCGAGGTGTCGCTGCCCGCCAAGCAGTGGTTGGCGCAGCGCGGTTTCGATCCGCTCTATGGCGCGCGTCCGCTGCGGAGGTTGATCCAGCAGTCCATCGGCGACCAGCTCGCCAAGATGCTGCTTGCCGGTGAGGTGCATGACGGCGACGTGGTGCCGGTGAACGTCAGCCCGGACGGCGATTCGCTGGTACTGGGCTGA